One genomic region from Candida albicans SC5314 chromosome 6, complete sequence encodes:
- the MAE1 gene encoding malate dehydrogenase (oxaloacetate-decarboxylating) (Malic enzyme, mitochondrial; transcription regulated by Mig1, Tup1; colony morphology-related gene regulation by Ssn6; Hap43-repressed; Spider biofilm repressed), whose protein sequence is MLKVARLQIRFNSSTAASAAAVAAKTAEVRTRTVKTPVGIKAAIESLKPKATRLSMDGPVECALSGFSLLNSPQFNKGSAFSKEERESFDLTGLLPSQVNSLDEQVERAYRQFSYLKTPLAKNDFCTSMRLQNKVLYYELVRRHIREMLPIIYTPTEGDAIASYSDRFRKPEGCFLDINDPDGIDKRLSAYGEDKDIDYIVVSDGEGILGIGDQGVGAIRIAIAKLGLMTLCGGIHPARVLPIALDVGTNNDRLLNDELYMGNKFPRVRDEKYWDFVDKVIQAIKKRFPSSVLHYEDFGVSTGRDLLYKYREELPSFNDDIQGTGAVVMASITAALKFSKRDLKDIQVLVYGAGSAGLGIADQITNHLVSHGATEEQARARIHCMDRYGLITNESTNASPAQLKYADPASEWDGVDTKSLLACVNKIKPTVLVGCSTQPGAFTEEIVREMYKHNPQPIIFPLSNPTRLHEAVPSDLMKWTDNNALIATGSPFEPVDGYYISENNNCFTFPGIGLGAVLSRCTTISDTMISAAVDRLASMSPKMENPKNGLLPRLEEIDEVSAHVATAVILQSLKEGTARVESEEKPDGGFVEVPRDYEGCLKWVQSQMWKPVYRPYVKVEYVSEIHTYQY, encoded by the coding sequence ATGTTAAAGGTTGCCAGACTCCAGATCCGATTTAATTCAAGCACAGCCGCCtcagcagcagcagtagCAGCAAAGACCGCTGAAGTGCGTACTCGTACTGTCAAAACCCCAGTTGGTATTAAAGCCgcaattgaatcattaaaACCAAAGGCCACGAGATTGTCAATGGATGGTCCAGTTGAGTGTGCACTTTCTGGGTTTTCCTTGTTGAATTCACCACAATTCAATAAAGGATCAGCATTTtccaaagaagaaagagaaagttTTGATTTAACTGGACTTTTACCTTCACAAGTCAATTCTTTAGATGAACAAGTGGAAAGAGCATATCGACAATTTTCCTATTTGAAAACTCCCTTAGCCAAGAATGATTTTTGTACATCTATGAGATTACAAAATAAAGTGTTGTATTATGAATTGGTGAGACGTCATATTAGAGAAATGTTACCAATCATTTATACTCCTACTGAAGGTGACGCAATTGCTAGTTATTCCGACAGATTCAGAAAACCAGAAGGTTGTTTCTTGGACATTAATGATCCTGACGGCATTGATAAACGTTTGTCTGCATATGGAGAAGataaagatattgattatattgttgtttccGATGGTGAAGGTATTTTGGGTATTGGTGATCAAGGTGTAGGTGCCATTAGAATTGCTATAGCCAAATTGGGTCTTATGACTTTATGTGGAGGTATTCATCCTGCAAGAGTTTTACCAATTGCTTTAGATGTTGGTACAAACAATGACAGATTACtaaatgatgaattataCATGGGTAACAAATTCCCAAGAGTTAGAGATGAAAAGTATTGGGACTTTGTTGATAAAGTGATCCAAgcaatcaaaaaaagattCCCCAGTTCAGTTTTGCATTATGAAGATTTTGGTGTGTCAACTGGTAGAGACTTGTTATATAAGTACAGAGAAGAATTGCCTTCCTTTAACGATGATATTCAAGGAACCGGGGCTGTGGTTATGGCATCAATCACTGCTgcattgaaattttcaaaacgTGACTTGAAAGATATTCAAGTTTTGGTATATGGAGCTGGATCTGCTGGTTTGGGTATTGCTGACCAGATCACCAATCATTTAGTGTCACATGGTGCCACTGAGGAACAAGCAAGAGCAAGAATCCATTGTATGGATCGTTATGGTTTGATAACTAACGAATCCACTAATGCAAGTCCAGCACAGCTTAAATATGCTGATCCTGCCTCAGAATGGGACGGTGTCGATACTAAGAGCTTATTGGCATGTGTCAACAAGATTAAACCAACGGTGTTAGTTGGATGTTCTACCCAGCCAGGTGCTTTTACTGAAGAAATCGTCAGGGAAATGTATAAGCACAACCCACAACCAATTATTTTCCCTTTATCCAACCCAACCAGATTACATGAAGCTGTTCCTTCTGATTTGATGAAATGGACAGATAACAATGCATTGATTGCAACTGGATCTCCATTTGAACCCGTGGATGGCTATTATATTTctgaaaacaacaattgtttCACATTCCCAGGTATTGGATTAGGTGCTGTTTTATCGAGATGTACGACAATTTCTGATACCATGATTTCAGCCGCCGTTGATCGATTAGCTTCCATGTCTCCTAAAATGGAGAATCCTAAGAATGGATTGTTACCTAgattagaagaaattgatgaagtgAGTGCCCATGTTGCTACTGCAGTTATTTTACAATCCTTGAAGGAAGGTACTGCTAGAGTGGAGAGTGAAGAAAAACCAGATGGTGGATTTGTTGAAGTGCCTAGAGATTATGAAGGTTGTCTTAAATGGGTACAATCACAAATGTGGAAACCAGTTTATAGACCATACGTTAAGGTGGAATACGTTTCCGAAATTCACACTTATCAGTATTAG
- a CDS encoding uncharacterized protein (Has domain(s) with predicted hydrolase activity, acting on carbon-nitrogen (but not peptide) bonds, in linear amidines, metal ion binding activity): protein MKLLALLTLLPLVISTNLEEKWGGLWPFQGIATFAHLEHFQCLIESEKQFDIGIIGVPFDTAVSYRPGARFGPRAIRDASQRQNNLRGFNPKALFDPYQSWARIIDCGDIPVTPMDNSAAYKQMSEAFKDLLNRKSSNNTEIPPRYIALGGDHSVLLPHIRALHKIYGPVNIIHFDAHLDTWKPNKYPTSEKNDINHGSMLWKAYEEGLTTKHNIHVGVRTRLSELDDLQDDDEQNFVRIEADDIWLKGPQWVVDKILATIPKDTATYISVDVDVLDPGFTSGTGTQEPGGFLPRELIYLLRSIDGLTVVGADVVEVSPAYDIAEITATNGAQIAYEVLTSMVKRGNIDKSLVKSVVHVFD from the coding sequence ATGAAACTACTTGCACTTTTGACATTGCTTCCGTTAGTTATATCCACAAACTTGGAAGAGAAATGGGGTGGATTATGGCCATTTCAGGGAATCGCTACATTTGCACATCTAGAACATTTCCAATGCTTGATTGAATCggaaaaacaatttgacATAGGGATAATCGGTGTACCATTTGATACCGCTGTTTCTTATCGACCAGGTGCACGTTTTGGACCTCGCGCAATCAGGGATGCGTCTCAAAGACAAAATAATTTACGTGGATTCAACCCTAAAGCATTGTTTGATCCTTATCAATCATGGGCTAGAATAATTGATTGTGGAGATATCCCTGTGACACCAATGGACAATTCTGCTGCCTATAAACAAATGAGTGAAGCCTTCAAAGACTTGTTGAATAGAAAATCTTCGAATAACACGGAAATCCCACCAAGGTATATTGCATTAGGTGGAGACCATTCGGTGTTATTACCACATATCCGAGCATTGCATAAGATCTATGGGCCAGTCAACattattcattttgatGCTCATTTGGACACTTGGAAACCAAACAAATACCCTACATCGGAAAAGAATGACATTAATCATGGGTCAATGTTGTGGAAGGCGTACGAAGAAGGATTAACTACTAAACACAACATTCATGTTGGGGTACGCACAAGACTTTCAGAGTTGGATGATCTacaagatgatgatgaacaaAATTTTGTCAGAATTGAAGCTGATGATATATGGTTGAAAGGACCTCAATGggttgttgataaaattttaGCCACCATACCAAAAGACACGGCAACCTATATTTCAGTagatgttgatgttttaGATCCAGGATTTACAAGTGGTACTGGAACACAAGAACCTGGTGGATTTTTACCGAGAGAGttgatatatttattgAGAAGTATAGATGGTTTGACAGTGGTTGGTGctgatgttgttgaagttTCACCAGCTTACGATATCGCGGAAATTACTGCAACTAATGGTGCTCAAATCGCTTATGAAGTATTAACCAGCATGGTGAAAAGAGGGAATATAGATAAATCTTTGGTTAAACTGGTTGTTCACGTTTTCGATTAG